A stretch of Phragmites australis chromosome 12, lpPhrAust1.1, whole genome shotgun sequence DNA encodes these proteins:
- the LOC133886277 gene encoding uncharacterized protein LOC133886277: MDHSGSSSRHGRFLISPSLSTPTFSTRSPSPSPSPSPAPHHDRRNSTSSPKPLVPFPVSSSSASRPRSVGGAGGRAAAAASASGSAFAHNARVAAALAPAAAFLLDLGGLPVFAVLAVGLAAAYLLDAVRLRQGAFFTVWAALLAATVAFFFSASLSSAAAATLPLTTLALLLCTETSFLIGVWASLQFRWIQLENPTIVAALERLLFACVPIAAPSLFTWAVVSAVGMANASYYLAAFSMVFYWLFSMPRPSSFSNRKQDAPLQDSDSILGPLESCVHTLYLLFVPVLFHAASHHATLFTSWASACELLLLFFVPFLFQLYASTRGALWWITRDARTMEQIRIANGLVALIVVVLCFEVRIVFHSFGRYIHAPPPLNYLLVTVTMLGGALGLAAHAAGKVGDVISSVAFTVLAVLVSGAGAAVIGFPIMFLPLPMISGYYVARFFTKKSLSSYFTFVAIASLMVLWFVVHNYWDLNIWIAGMPLKSFTKYVVAAVITAIVVPGLALLPTKLRFLLELGLIGHALLLCYIENRLFTYATLYYFGFEDDVMYPSYMVLITTFLGLALVRRLYVDQRVGPKAAWILTCLYSSKLSMLFMTSRSVIWVSAVLLLAVTPPLLLYRDKSKGASKMKVWQAYFHASVVAFSAWLCRETIFEALQWWNGRPPSDGLLLGSYILLTGVACIPIVVLHFPHVQSAKRFLVLVVATGLLFVIMQPPIKLSWVYRSELITAAHVSDDDTSIYGFVASKPTWPSWLLIATVVLTLAAVTSIIPVKYVVELRAVYAVSVGITLGIYISVQYFFQAVVLYPLLVATIVSAAVFIVFTHLPSESSTRVLPWVFSFLVALFPVTYLLEGQLRAKFFADEDEAEKLTNMLAIEGARMSLLGLYAAIFMIIALEIKFELALLLHEKAADRGVTHGPSSRSSAFPPKARLLQQRRAHATPTFTIKRLAAEAAWMPAIGNVSTVLCFIICLVLNITLTGGSNRAIFFLAPILLLLNQDSDIFAGFGDRQRYFPVVVSISGYLLLTALYRIWEETWPGSGGWALDIGGPGWLFAVKNVALLVLTLPDHILFNRFMWDYVRQTDAKLLLTLPLNLPSIIMTDILAIRVLGLLGAIFSLAQYLISRRIRIAGMKYI, from the exons atgGACCACTCCGGATCCTCCTCCCGCCACGGGCGCTTCCTCATCTCGCCGTCGCTCTCCACCCCAACCTTCTCCACCCGCtcgccctccccctccccgtccccgtcccccgCGCCGCACCACGACCGCCGCaactccacctcctccccgaaACCCCTCGTCCCCTTCCCTGTCTCCTCGTCCTCCGCTTCCAGGCCCCGCTCCGTGGGAGGCGCGGGGGGccgcgctgccgccgcggcgtcCGCCTCGGGTTCGGCGTTCGCGCACAACGCCCGCGTCGCAGCGGCGCTCGCGCCAGCCGCGGCCTTCCTTCTCGACCTCGGTGGGCTCCCCGTCTTCGCCGTGCTCGCCGTCGGCCTCGCGGCGGCCTACCTCCTCGACGCGGTCCGGCTGCGCCAGGGCGCTTTCTTCACCGTCTGGGCGGCGCTGCTCGCCGCTACCgtcgccttcttcttctccgcctCCCTCtcgtccgccgccgcggccacgcTGCCGCTCACCACCCTCGCGCTCCTCCTCTGCACCGAGACCTCCTTCCTCATCGGCGTCTGGGCGTCGCTGCAGTTCCGATGGATCCAGCTCGAGAACCCCACCATCGTGGCCGCGCTCGAGCGGCTCCTCTTCGCGTGTGTGCCTATCGCCGCGCCTTCGCTCTTCACATGGGCTGTCGTGTCCGCGGTTGGCATGGCCAACGCATCCTATTACCTCGCCGCGTTTTCCATGGTGTTCTACTGGCTATTCTCCATGCCCCGGCCGTCTAGCTTCAGTAACCGCAAGCAGGACGCACCGTTGCAGGACAGCGATAGCATTCTTGGGCCCTTAGAGAGCTGTGTGCATACATTGTACCTGTTGTTCGTGCCGGTGTTGTTCCATGCTGCATCCCATCACGCCACACTCTTCACGTCATGGGCCAGTGCTTGtgaactgctgctgctgttctttGTACCATTTTTGTTCCAGCTCTATGCGTCCACTCGGGGTGCGCTATGGTGGATCACCAGGGATGCACGCACAATGGAGCAGATAAGGATCGCTAATGGGTTGGTTGCACTCATCGTCGTGGTGCTTTGCTTTGAAGTGCGAATTGTGTTCCACTCGTTTGGAAGGTACATTCATGCTCCACCACCGCTGAATTACCTGCTTGTAACGGTCACAATGCTTGGTGGTGCTTTGGGTCTGGCAGCGCATGCTGCGGGCAAGGTTGGGGATGTGATTAGCTCAGTGGCTTTTACGGTGTTGGCAGTGCTAGTCAGTGGAGCAGGAGCTGCAGTCATTGGATTCCCCATTATG TTCCTGCCACTGCCGATGATTTCTGGCTATTATGTTGCAAGGTTCTTTACTAAGAAAAGCTTGTCATCATACTTCACTTTTGTGGCAATAGCAAGCTTGATGGTCCTTTGGTTTGTGGTGCATAATTATTGGGATCTGAATATTTGGATCGCTGGCATGCCATTGAAGTCCTTCACTAAGTATGTCGTTGCAGCTGTCATCACAGCAATCGTTGTTCCTGGTTTGGCACTTCTCCCAACCAAACTTCGCTTTCTTCTGGAACTTGGTCTTATTGGTCATGCATTGTTGCTATGCTACATCGAGAACCGATTGTTCACATATGCCACTTTGTATTACTTCGGATTTGAAGATGATGTCATGTATCCTAGTTACATGGTTTTGATTACAACCTTTTTGGGTTTGGCTCTTGTAAGAAGATTATATGTTGATCAGAGAGTTGGGCCTAAAGCTGCTTGGATCCTGACTTGTCTGTATTCCTCAAAGCTATCAATGTTGTTTATGACATCAAGATCAGTTATATGGGTTTCAGCTGTTTTGCTACTTGCTGTTACTCCCCCTTTACTTCTTTACAG AGACAAGTCAAAAGGGGCTTCAAAGATGAAGGTCTGGCAAGCTTATTTCCATGCATCTGTCGTAGCCTTTTCTGCTTGGCTCTGTCGGGAAACAATCTTCGAAGCTTTACAATGGTGGAATGGAAGACCTCCTTCAGATGGTCTGTTATTGGGTTCATATATTCTGTTGACAGGAGTAGCTTGCATCCCAATAGTCGTTCTCCACTTCCCTCACGTTCAG TCAGCAAAGAGATTCTTGGTGCTCGTTGTGGCTACAGGCCTTCTCTTCGTTATTATGCAGCCTCCTATTAAACTGTCGTGGGTATACCGGTCGGAGTTGATCACAGCAGCACATGTATCTGATGATGACACTTCAATATATGGTTTTGTAGCATCTAAACCCACGTGGCCATCATGGCTGCTCATCGCAACTGTGGTACTTACACTAGCAGCAGTTACATCCATCATCCCAGTGAAGTATGTTGTTGAATTGAGGGCTGTGTATGCAGTGTCGGTTGGGATTACACTAGGCATCTACATATCTGTTCAGTACTTCTTCCAGGCAGTTGTTCTGTATCCTCTTCTTGTTGCAACAATTGTCTCTGCTGCAGTCTTCATCGTATTCACACATCTCCCTTCTGAATCCAGCACAAGGGTTTTGCCATGGGTGTTCTCTTTCTTGGTAGCTTTGTTCCCAGTCACCTATCTGCTTGAAGGACAATTAAGAGCCAAATTTTTTGCAGATGAGGATGAAGCAGAGAAATTGACCAACATGTTGGCTATAGAGGGGGCCAGAATGTCACTTTTGGGTCTATATGCTGCTATCTTCATGATTATTGCATTAGAAATTAAGTTTGAACTAGCTTTGCTACTGCATGAAAAGGCTGCAGACAGAGGTGTAACACATGGTCCATCTAGTCGAAGCTCTGCCTTTCCACCCAAAGCAAGGCTGCTCCAGCAACGAAGAGCTCATGCTACACCAACATTCACCATCAAGAGATTGGCAGCTGAGGCAGCTTGGATGCCTGCAATTGGCAATGTTTCTACTGTACTGTGCTTCATCATCTGCCTTGTTCTCAATATAACACTCACTGGTGGCTCAAACCGTGCTATTTTCTTCCTAGCACCTATCCTTCTGCTTTTGAACCAGGATTCAGATATCTTTGCAGGATTTGGTGACAGGCAACGTTATTTCCCTGTAGTAGTTTCTATTTCTGGGTATTTGCTATTGACAGCATTGTATAGGATATGGGAGGAGACTTGGCCTGGCAGTGGAGGATGGGCTCTTGATATTGGGGGTCCAGGCTGGCTCTTTGCTGTGAAAAATGTTGCTCTTCTCGTGCTCACATTACCTGATCACATACTCTTCAATCGCTTCATGTGGGATTATGTCAGACAGACAGATGCAAAGCTACTGCTGACACTACCTCTCAACTTGCCGTCGATTATAATGACAGACATACTTGCCATTCGGGTGCTAGGATTGTTAGGAGCTATATTTTCTCTTGCGCAGTACCTTATATCAAGGCGGATAAGAATTGCTGGGATGAAATACATTTAA
- the LOC133887446 gene encoding succinate dehydrogenase assembly factor 2, mitochondrial-like isoform X1, with protein MAATLLRRALHLRRVLPSPSTAPSPALSSAHRLLSAFTATTASQQNAATPIDLSSDESRRRLVNRLVYRSKQRGFLELDLVLGSWVEQHVHAMEEANIRALLQVLDLIEAFRTLTCRENPDLWKWLTGQEQPPEDLNSNPVFGAIKSKITENLNKHASPETRSTPGQPWVRGWDDIKRGKDGPKYGNQ; from the exons ATGGCGGCCACGCTCCTCCGCCGCGCGCTCCACCTCCGCCGCGTCCTCCCCTCGCCCTCCACCGCCCCCTCGCCTGCCCTCTCCTCCGcccaccgcctcctctccgCCTTCACCGCCACCACCGCGTCCCAGCAGAACGCGGCCACCCCCATCGACCTCTCCTCCGAcgagagccgccgccgcctcgtaAACAG GTTGGTGTACCGGAGCAAGCAGAGGGGGTTCCTGGAGCTGGACCTGGTGCTCGGAAGCTGGGTCGAGCAGCATGTACACGCCATGGAAGAGGCCAACATCCGCGCACTCCTGCAAGTCCTCGACCTC ATAGAAGCTTTCAGGACCCTCACATGTAGG GAAAACCCAGATTTGTGGAAATGGCTTACTGGTCAGGAGCAGCCACCAGAGGATTTGAATTCTAATCCT GTGTTTGGTGCCATCAAATCGAAGATCACAGAAAACCTGAACAAGCATGCTTCTCCCGAAACCCGATCAACACCAGGTCAGCCATGGGTGAGAGGATGGGATGACATAAAGAGAGGCAAAGATGGACCAAAGTACGGAAATCAGTGA
- the LOC133887446 gene encoding succinate dehydrogenase assembly factor 2, mitochondrial-like isoform X2 produces the protein MAATLLRRALHLRRVLPSPSTAPSPALSSAHRLLSAFTATTASQQNAATPIDLSSDESRRRLVNRLVYRSKQRGFLELDLVLGSWVEQHVHAMEEANIRALLQVLDLENPDLWKWLTGQEQPPEDLNSNPVFGAIKSKITENLNKHASPETRSTPGQPWVRGWDDIKRGKDGPKYGNQ, from the exons ATGGCGGCCACGCTCCTCCGCCGCGCGCTCCACCTCCGCCGCGTCCTCCCCTCGCCCTCCACCGCCCCCTCGCCTGCCCTCTCCTCCGcccaccgcctcctctccgCCTTCACCGCCACCACCGCGTCCCAGCAGAACGCGGCCACCCCCATCGACCTCTCCTCCGAcgagagccgccgccgcctcgtaAACAG GTTGGTGTACCGGAGCAAGCAGAGGGGGTTCCTGGAGCTGGACCTGGTGCTCGGAAGCTGGGTCGAGCAGCATGTACACGCCATGGAAGAGGCCAACATCCGCGCACTCCTGCAAGTCCTCGACCTC GAAAACCCAGATTTGTGGAAATGGCTTACTGGTCAGGAGCAGCCACCAGAGGATTTGAATTCTAATCCT GTGTTTGGTGCCATCAAATCGAAGATCACAGAAAACCTGAACAAGCATGCTTCTCCCGAAACCCGATCAACACCAGGTCAGCCATGGGTGAGAGGATGGGATGACATAAAGAGAGGCAAAGATGGACCAAAGTACGGAAATCAGTGA